The Tigriopus californicus strain San Diego chromosome 5, Tcal_SD_v2.1, whole genome shotgun sequence genome includes a region encoding these proteins:
- the LOC131880895 gene encoding knirps-related protein-like has protein sequence MFGSSNPHPHPHLSHPHLSPFGNPFDQTKIDKLDPMQNQLCRVCNEPAAGFHFGAFTCEGCKSFFGRTCNNQSVIQECKNNYRCEINKKNRTTCKACRLRKCLLVGMSKSGSRYGRRSNWFKIHCLMQQQANGGPASSHAGSSANLPPILPASIHTPTMSMSSPALTTSPSGLWRPQEPSPSPRSAISEPPRLFDVGLSRSSRPSPSPPPTSTISAERDLSKFLRLKSSASGGLREPFRSASPIEEKPEVPISHTLGSLASRFHPMYSPFGTALPLLPPTFNFPTFANLPLHKQALLSPLLASSQMLAAAAAARKAYPLLATPTAEVNVSRAPEDILAEHRALLERFRSVSAEMVAASERRDNVKVSPKNSLLTQNIMDLSKRSSDEESNGSSSPPSVGSEIIPHLSDTDEEHEDTEVGNRSKAESNNNDKADRKTVKKGDETPLDLTCV, from the coding sequence ATCGACAAACTGGATCCGATGCAGAATCAACTGTGTCGCGTTTGTAACGAGCCAGCGGCGGGATTTCACTTTGGGGCCTTCACTTGCGAAGGGTGCAAGTCGTTCTTCGGTCGGACGTGTAACAACCAATCCGTGATCCAGGAGTGTAAGAACAACTATCGATGCGAAATCAATAAGAAGAACCGCACCACTTGCAAAGCCTGTCGACTCCGCAAATGCCTTCTGGTGGGCATGTCCAAGTCGGGATCGCGATATGGTCGCAGGTCGAATTGGTTCAAGATTCACTGTTTGATGCAGCAGCAAGCTAATGGTGGACCGGCAAGCTCACACGCGGGATCGAGCGCAAATCTGCCCCCGATATTGCCCGCCTCCATACACACGCCCACCATGTCCATGTCCTCACCTGCGTTGACCACTTCACCCTCAGGGTTGTGGAGGCCACAAGAACCTTCGCCCAGTCCTCGATCCGCCATTTCCGAACCGCCTCGACTCTTTGATGTGGGTCTGTCCCGATCGAGTCGTCCCAGCCCTAGTCCGCCCCCGACCTCTACCATCTCGGCCGAGAGGGACTTGAGCAAGTTTCTAAGACTGAAATCATCCGCATCCGGCGGCCTCCGCGAGCCCTTTAGATCAGCGTCGCCCATAGAAGAAAAGCCAGAGGTCCCCATCAGTCACACTCTGGGCTCCCTGGCCTCTCGGTTCCATCCTATGTACTCTCCATTCGGGACCGCTTTGCCTCTTCTCCCGCCCACGTTCAATTTCCCCACTTTTGCCAATCTGCCCCTCCACAAGCAAGCCCTCCTCAGCCCTCTATTGGCGTCTAGTCAGATGCTGGCCGCGGCAGCTGCGGCCCGGAAGGCCTACCCGCTGTTGGCTACTCCCACCGCTGAAGTGAACGTGTCTCGGGCTCCTGAGGACATTTTGGCCGAGCATCGGGCCCTCCTGGAGCGGTTTAGGTCCGTTTCGGCCGAAATGGTGGCTGCATCCGAGCGTCGAGACAACGTGAAGGTTTCACCAAAGAACTCACTGCTCACTCAAAATATCATGGACCTTTCCAAGCGATCCTCGGACGAGGAGAGCAATGGGTCCTCGTCTCCGCCCTCAGTGGGCAGTGAGATCATTCCTCATCTAAGCGATACGGACGAGGAACACGAGGACACCGAGGTCGGGAATCGATCCAAGGCCGAGAGTAACAATAACGACAAGGCCGATCGCAAGACTGTCAAAAAGGGAGACGAGACGCCTCTCGACCTGACCTGTGTTTAA